A region of Burkholderiales bacterium JOSHI_001 DNA encodes the following proteins:
- a CDS encoding methyltransferase family protein (PFAM: Methyltransferase domain) — MTPSTASIAAGQDDFISVTERGGEPVSQAQVDRFFQRYIWAGEIARGKDVLELACGTGPGLGHLQQLARRLVAADISAQVLAAARAHYGLRIDLRQLDACNTGLEAGSFDVVILFEAIYYLPDVEAFLGEVARLLRPGGRLLLATANKDLFDFNPSPFSHRYFNPPELAALLRDRGFDAAFFGGSPVPAAGMKTRLLRAAKRFAARHRLIPGSMNGKRLLKRLVFGPLVSMPVELDAHGAAYAAPQPIPADQPDTRHQVLYCLATKL, encoded by the coding sequence ATGACCCCAAGCACTGCAAGCATCGCTGCCGGCCAGGACGATTTCATCTCGGTGACCGAACGTGGTGGCGAACCCGTTTCGCAAGCCCAGGTTGATCGGTTCTTCCAGCGTTACATCTGGGCCGGCGAGATCGCCCGCGGCAAGGACGTGCTGGAACTGGCCTGCGGCACCGGCCCGGGCCTGGGTCATCTGCAACAGTTGGCGCGGCGCCTGGTCGCGGCAGACATATCGGCGCAAGTGCTGGCCGCTGCGCGTGCGCATTACGGACTTCGCATTGACCTGCGCCAATTGGACGCCTGCAACACCGGCCTGGAAGCCGGCAGCTTCGACGTCGTGATCCTGTTTGAAGCCATCTACTACCTGCCGGACGTCGAGGCCTTCCTGGGCGAAGTGGCGCGCCTGCTGCGCCCGGGTGGGCGCCTGCTGCTGGCCACGGCCAACAAGGACCTGTTCGACTTCAACCCCAGCCCCTTCTCGCACCGCTACTTCAACCCACCCGAGTTGGCCGCATTGTTGCGGGACCGCGGATTCGACGCCGCCTTTTTCGGCGGCAGCCCCGTGCCCGCAGCCGGCATGAAGACCCGCCTGCTGCGCGCGGCCAAGCGCTTCGCGGCCCGCCACCGGCTGATTCCCGGCTCGATGAACGGCAAGCGCCTGCTCAAGCGCCTGGTGTTCGGCCCGCTGGTGTCCATGCCCGTGGAACTGGATGCTCACGGCGCCGCCTACGCCGCACCTCAGCCCATCCCGGCCGACCAGCCGGACACCCGCCACCAGGTTCTGTATTGCCTTGCCACGAAGCTCTGA
- a CDS encoding Macrocin-O-methyltransferase (TylF) (PFAM: Macrocin-O-methyltransferase (TylF)) — protein sequence MSDNQQDKPLAVEGGLRTSAEKNEAAALKACFDRNPEPWDKKLENFPKYVRRQNLTRFLALYEIYKRILPVKGSIIECGVFRGFGTMTWAKLSAILEPVNLTRRIYGFDSFSGFPSVADVDKVGVAAEVKPGDLYADSHDEIMQLAAINDSTRFLGHVPKVQLVKGDATKTIPQFVERTPHLLVSLLFMDFDLYEPTKAALQHFVPRMPKGAVIAFDELDNPLWPGETQAMLEVCGAGKLRIQRMEFDPYIGFAVIGD from the coding sequence ATGTCAGACAACCAACAAGACAAGCCGCTGGCGGTGGAGGGCGGCCTGCGCACGTCCGCCGAAAAGAACGAGGCGGCCGCGCTGAAGGCCTGCTTCGACCGCAACCCGGAGCCCTGGGACAAGAAGCTGGAGAACTTTCCCAAGTACGTGCGGCGGCAGAACCTGACGCGCTTCCTGGCGCTGTACGAAATCTACAAGCGCATCCTGCCGGTCAAAGGCTCCATCATCGAATGCGGCGTGTTCCGCGGCTTTGGCACCATGACCTGGGCCAAGCTGTCGGCCATCCTGGAACCGGTGAACCTGACCCGCCGCATCTACGGCTTCGATTCGTTCTCCGGCTTCCCGTCGGTGGCGGACGTCGACAAGGTGGGCGTGGCCGCCGAGGTGAAGCCGGGCGACCTGTACGCCGACTCCCACGACGAGATCATGCAGCTGGCCGCCATCAACGACTCCACCCGCTTCCTGGGTCATGTGCCCAAGGTGCAGCTGGTCAAGGGCGACGCCACGAAGACCATCCCGCAATTCGTCGAACGCACGCCGCACCTGCTGGTGAGCCTGCTGTTCATGGATTTCGACCTGTACGAACCGACCAAGGCCGCCCTGCAGCACTTCGTGCCGCGCATGCCCAAGGGCGCGGTGATCGCCTTTGACGAACTGGACAACCCGCTGTGGCCCGGCGAGACCCAGGCCATGCTGGAAGTGTGCGGCGCAGGCAAGCTGCGCATCCAGCGCATGGAGTTCGACCCCTACATCGGCTTCGCCGTCATTGGCGACTGA
- a CDS encoding glycosyltransferase (PFAM: Glycosyl transferases group 1), whose product MSRLTENGGLLPPAKIWLLAVGEPLPTDPGTPRLLRAGLLASQMAASGLQVTWWTSAFDHTQKRTRPDTAARPATPLPYALQLLRGDPYRSNVSMARIRNHRQVAADFAQRAPSETAPDLIFAAYPTIELCEAALAYAKPRRIPVVLDMRDLWPDIFVNLGPGWAQPLARQLLKPMMRASHRACAGATAITGITEAFVDWGVARAGRQRHEWDQAYPLAYHARLPDAAALASARAQWDARGLGANQPMVCFFGTLGRQFDIPGLIAAARLVADTPLQMVICGTGDRLDEYRQLAADLPRVHFPGWVDAAAINALMERSLAGLAPYHSEMSFTMSLPNKAIEYLAGGLPVLSTLRGELQTLLRTCGCGITTAEGDPQALAGALRVLLADTQGRAKMADNARLTYKTQFVAETVYGRLIKHLGLIAMQHRQGRTPGAIAARPPGMS is encoded by the coding sequence ATGTCCAGGTTGACTGAGAACGGCGGCCTGCTGCCGCCCGCCAAGATCTGGCTGTTGGCTGTGGGCGAACCCCTGCCCACCGATCCCGGTACACCCCGCCTCTTGCGCGCGGGGCTGCTGGCGTCACAGATGGCCGCGAGCGGACTGCAGGTGACCTGGTGGACATCTGCCTTCGACCACACCCAGAAGCGCACGCGACCGGACACAGCTGCACGGCCCGCCACCCCCTTGCCCTACGCACTGCAACTCCTGCGCGGCGACCCCTACCGCTCGAACGTGTCCATGGCGCGCATCCGCAACCACCGTCAGGTGGCGGCTGACTTCGCGCAGCGCGCACCGAGCGAGACGGCGCCGGACCTGATTTTCGCCGCCTACCCAACCATCGAATTGTGCGAAGCCGCGCTGGCCTACGCAAAGCCACGGCGCATCCCGGTGGTGCTGGACATGCGCGACCTGTGGCCCGACATCTTCGTCAACCTGGGCCCAGGCTGGGCACAGCCACTGGCCCGGCAACTCTTGAAACCCATGATGCGTGCCTCGCACCGTGCCTGCGCCGGCGCCACCGCCATCACCGGCATCACAGAGGCCTTTGTGGACTGGGGCGTGGCGCGTGCCGGTCGCCAACGCCATGAATGGGACCAGGCCTACCCCCTGGCGTACCACGCCAGGCTGCCCGACGCGGCAGCCTTGGCCAGCGCCCGTGCGCAATGGGACGCCCGCGGCCTGGGTGCCAACCAACCCATGGTTTGCTTCTTCGGCACCTTGGGGCGGCAGTTCGACATCCCGGGCCTGATCGCCGCGGCGCGCCTGGTGGCGGACACACCGCTGCAAATGGTGATCTGCGGTACCGGGGACCGCCTGGACGAATACCGCCAACTGGCCGCCGACCTGCCGCGGGTGCACTTCCCGGGCTGGGTGGATGCCGCGGCCATCAACGCCCTGATGGAGCGCAGCCTGGCCGGGCTGGCGCCTTACCACAGCGAAATGAGCTTCACGATGAGCCTGCCCAACAAGGCCATCGAATACCTGGCCGGCGGATTGCCCGTGCTGTCCACCCTGCGCGGCGAACTGCAGACGCTCTTGCGCACCTGTGGTTGCGGCATCACCACCGCCGAAGGCGACCCCCAGGCCTTGGCCGGTGCATTGAGGGTGTTGCTGGCCGATACGCAGGGGCGCGCCAAGATGGCCGATAATGCGCGATTGACTTACAAGACCCAATTCGTGGCCGAGACCGTCTACGGGCGCCTCATCAAGCACCTGGGCCTCATCGCGATGCAGCATCGCCAGGGCCGCACGCCCGGTGCCATCGCCGCCCGGCCACCTGGCATGTCATGA
- a CDS encoding transketolase, alpha subunit (PFAM: Transketolase, C-terminal domain; Transketolase, pyrimidine binding domain), with protein MRDTFVKTLLRLAHQREEVTLVTGDLGFGVLDGYARELPRQYINAGVAEQNMTGLAAGMALEGHTVFTYSIANFPTLRCLEQIRNDVLYHGAPVNVVAIGGGFSYGALGMSHHATEDVAILRALAGLRVYAPCDEHETVAITEHLVAQPGPSYLRLDKSKAAAVDAPAFQHGRLRPLQRGADVALLAYGGIMVEVLAAARTLAAEGLSCSVISAHTLKPFDSAGLADLARSHRLLVTVEEHNQIGGLGTLVAETMVDTGALRPLLRLALPDAYSSIVGSQEYLRQRHGLDATAIAARVRTAARELAT; from the coding sequence ATGCGCGACACCTTCGTCAAGACCCTGCTGAGGCTGGCGCACCAGCGCGAGGAAGTCACCCTGGTCACCGGCGACCTGGGCTTCGGCGTGCTGGACGGCTATGCGCGTGAACTGCCGCGCCAGTACATCAATGCCGGCGTGGCGGAACAGAACATGACCGGCCTGGCCGCCGGCATGGCGCTGGAAGGCCACACCGTCTTCACCTACTCCATCGCCAACTTCCCCACGCTGCGCTGCCTGGAGCAGATCCGCAACGATGTGCTTTACCACGGCGCACCCGTGAACGTGGTGGCCATCGGTGGTGGCTTCAGCTACGGCGCGCTGGGCATGTCGCACCACGCCACCGAGGATGTGGCCATCCTGCGCGCGCTGGCCGGGCTTCGCGTGTACGCGCCCTGCGACGAACACGAAACCGTGGCCATCACCGAGCACCTGGTGGCCCAGCCCGGCCCCAGCTACCTGCGGCTGGACAAGAGCAAGGCCGCCGCGGTCGATGCGCCGGCGTTCCAGCACGGCCGCCTGCGCCCGCTGCAGCGCGGCGCCGACGTGGCCTTGCTGGCCTACGGCGGCATCATGGTCGAGGTGCTGGCCGCGGCCCGCACACTGGCGGCGGAAGGCCTGTCCTGCAGCGTGATCAGCGCGCACACCCTCAAGCCCTTCGACAGCGCTGGCCTGGCCGACCTGGCCCGCAGCCATCGTCTGCTGGTGACGGTGGAGGAACACAACCAGATCGGCGGCCTGGGCACGCTGGTGGCCGAAACCATGGTGGACACCGGCGCGCTGCGGCCGCTGCTGCGCCTGGCCTTGCCGGACGCCTACTCGTCGATCGTCGGCAGCCAGGAATACCTGCGTCAGCGCCACGGCCTGGACGCCACCGCCATTGCCGCCCGCGTGCGCACCGCCGCCAGGGAGCTGGCAACATGA
- a CDS encoding putative PLP-dependent enzyme possibly involved in cell wall biogenesis (PFAM: DegT/DnrJ/EryC1/StrS aminotransferase family), whose amino-acid sequence MSKTVPFFNYPALFAREEKELMPIIHDVLRRGAYIMQKDLLQFEEHLAQYLGVKHAIGVADGTVAIMMGLRAAGIGAGDEVLVPSHTFVATAAAVHHVGAKPVLVDCGSDHLMASDDLAHRITSRTKAILPVQLNGRTANMDGIEALARQHGLKIVEDSAQALGSKFKGRFAGTFGVAGTCSFYPSKTLGCFGDGGAVFTDDDGAAEFMRLLRDHGRAHTGDVVAWGYNSRLDNLQAAVLDFKLSRYDAEVARRREIAARYDEKLRGLPGLVLPPAPGADAKHFDIYQNYEVESDQRDALRAHLDAAGVKTIIQWGGKTIHQFPKLELNADLPRTQKLTERFFLLPMNTSLSDEDVDYVCEQVQRFHR is encoded by the coding sequence ATGTCCAAGACCGTTCCCTTCTTCAATTACCCCGCCCTCTTCGCCCGCGAGGAGAAGGAACTGATGCCCATCATCCATGATGTGCTGCGCCGCGGCGCGTACATCATGCAGAAGGACCTGCTGCAGTTCGAAGAGCATCTGGCGCAGTACCTCGGCGTGAAGCACGCCATCGGCGTGGCCGACGGCACCGTGGCCATCATGATGGGCTTGCGCGCCGCGGGCATCGGCGCCGGCGACGAAGTGCTGGTGCCTTCGCACACCTTCGTGGCCACCGCCGCCGCGGTTCACCATGTGGGCGCGAAGCCGGTGCTGGTGGATTGCGGCAGCGACCACCTGATGGCCAGCGACGACCTGGCCCACCGCATCACCAGCCGCACCAAGGCGATCCTGCCGGTGCAACTGAACGGCCGCACCGCCAACATGGACGGCATCGAGGCCCTGGCCCGCCAGCACGGCCTGAAGATCGTGGAAGACTCGGCCCAGGCGCTGGGCTCGAAGTTCAAGGGCCGCTTCGCCGGCACCTTCGGCGTGGCCGGCACCTGCAGCTTCTACCCATCCAAGACGCTGGGCTGCTTCGGTGACGGTGGTGCGGTGTTCACCGACGACGACGGTGCGGCCGAATTCATGCGCCTGCTGCGTGACCATGGCCGCGCCCACACCGGCGACGTGGTGGCCTGGGGCTACAACTCGCGGCTGGACAACCTGCAGGCCGCGGTGCTGGATTTCAAGCTGTCGCGCTACGACGCCGAGGTGGCGCGTCGGCGCGAGATCGCGGCCCGCTATGACGAGAAGCTGCGAGGCCTGCCCGGCCTGGTGCTGCCGCCGGCTCCCGGGGCGGACGCCAAGCACTTCGACATCTACCAGAACTACGAGGTGGAAAGCGACCAGCGCGACGCGCTGCGCGCGCACCTGGACGCCGCGGGCGTGAAGACCATCATCCAGTGGGGCGGCAAGACCATCCACCAGTTCCCCAAGCTGGAACTCAATGCCGACCTGCCGCGCACCCAGAAGCTGACCGAGCGCTTCTTCCTGCTGCCCATGAACACCTCGCTCAGCGACGAAGACGTTGATTACGTCTGCGAGCAAGTGCAACGATTCCACCGCTGA
- a CDS encoding transketolase, beta subunit (PFAM: Transketolase, thiamine diphosphate binding domain), which yields MDTIALARRIRRHAVEMTHLGKSSHVGSVLSMADIMAVLYGAVLQVKPAEPRWPQRDRFVLSKGHAGAGVYAALAETGFMSVDKLRTHYADGSDLSGHVSHKGIPGVELSTGSLGHGLPVATGMAKAAQLANRTHRVFCLLSDGECDEGSNWEAILFAAHHRLNKLVAIVDFNKIQSLAPVAQTLALEPFADKWRSFGWDVVEVDGHDHAQLQAALALRAADAPLADRPRCVLAHTTKGKGVSFMENSVLWHYRTPQGDEYTAACAELEKDVG from the coding sequence ATGGACACCATCGCCCTGGCGCGCCGCATCCGGCGCCACGCCGTCGAGATGACCCACCTGGGCAAGAGCTCGCACGTGGGCTCGGTCCTGTCGATGGCCGACATCATGGCCGTGCTGTACGGCGCGGTGTTGCAGGTGAAGCCGGCTGAGCCGCGCTGGCCGCAGCGGGACCGCTTCGTGCTGAGCAAAGGCCATGCAGGCGCCGGCGTTTACGCGGCACTGGCGGAGACCGGCTTCATGTCCGTGGACAAGCTGCGCACCCACTACGCAGACGGCTCCGACCTGAGCGGCCATGTCTCGCACAAAGGCATCCCGGGGGTGGAACTGTCCACCGGTTCGCTGGGCCACGGCCTGCCGGTGGCCACCGGCATGGCCAAGGCCGCGCAACTGGCCAACCGCACGCACCGCGTGTTCTGCCTGCTCAGCGACGGCGAATGCGATGAAGGCTCGAACTGGGAAGCCATTCTCTTCGCTGCCCACCACCGCCTGAACAAGCTGGTGGCCATCGTCGACTTCAACAAGATCCAGAGCCTGGCGCCAGTGGCGCAGACACTGGCGCTGGAGCCCTTCGCCGACAAGTGGCGCAGCTTCGGATGGGACGTGGTGGAAGTGGATGGCCACGACCATGCGCAGCTCCAGGCGGCGCTGGCGCTTCGCGCCGCCGACGCGCCTTTGGCCGACCGGCCGCGCTGCGTGCTGGCCCACACCACCAAGGGCAAGGGCGTGTCCTTCATGGAGAACTCGGTGCTGTGGCACTACCGCACGCCGCAGGGCGACGAATACACCGCGGCCTGTGCCGAACTTGAAAAGGATGTTGGCTGA
- a CDS encoding glycosyl transferase possibly involved in lipopolysaccharide synthesis (PFAM: Bacterial sugar transferase) translates to MIKRIFDILCAVVGLLLISPVVVPVMFLVWWEDKHSPFYVAPRVGRGGRPFRMVKLRSMVINADRIGATSTKADDRRITPVGHFIRRYKLDELTQLWNVLRGDMSMVGPRPQVQSGVDLYTPLERDLLKVRPGITDFASIVFADEGDILAGHPDPDAGYNALIRPGKSELGLYYVQHHSLAVDLALVRLTLQTIVSRDKALAEVQRLLQRMGAPAHLVALAGRREPLRPGLPPGAEAPNAT, encoded by the coding sequence ATGATCAAGCGCATCTTCGACATCCTGTGTGCCGTGGTGGGCCTGCTGCTGATCAGCCCGGTGGTGGTGCCCGTGATGTTCCTGGTGTGGTGGGAAGACAAGCACTCGCCGTTCTACGTCGCACCGCGCGTGGGCCGCGGCGGCCGCCCGTTCCGGATGGTCAAGCTGCGCTCCATGGTCATCAACGCCGACCGCATCGGCGCCACCTCCACCAAGGCCGACGACCGGCGCATCACCCCGGTGGGGCACTTCATCCGGCGCTACAAGCTGGACGAATTGACCCAGTTGTGGAACGTGCTGCGCGGCGACATGAGCATGGTGGGACCCCGGCCGCAGGTGCAGTCGGGCGTCGACCTTTACACGCCGCTGGAACGGGACCTGCTGAAGGTTCGCCCGGGCATCACCGATTTTGCGTCCATCGTCTTTGCCGACGAAGGCGACATCCTGGCCGGCCACCCCGACCCGGACGCCGGCTACAACGCGCTGATCCGCCCGGGCAAGAGCGAACTGGGCCTGTACTACGTGCAACACCATTCGCTGGCCGTGGACCTGGCCCTGGTGCGGCTGACGCTTCAAACCATCGTCTCGCGCGACAAGGCGCTGGCCGAAGTGCAGCGCCTGCTGCAACGCATGGGGGCACCCGCGCACCTGGTGGCACTGGCTGGCCGTCGCGAACCCCTGCGCCCCGGCCTGCCGCCGGGCGCTGAAGCACCCAACGCCACATGA
- a CDS encoding putative nucleoside-diphosphate sugar epimerase (PFAM: Polysaccharide biosynthesis protein), with product MMHHRRTALAGLSHRLAHLPARRKLLLMLLCDGVMLPLCAFVSLVLGPPNLKDGLALGAWPYVLVGLTTMLVLALSGLYRTVVRYIDHRSVVRAALMVLPLLAAAYLLAETVRLPHLPSAVVIYCFVGFSYLLVSRHLARSALQIGMKHAGKPRRPTMIYGAGRAGVQLAQAMRFSVDYQPGCFMDDDPHMQGRVVAGLKVYGPDHLELAIARHQIEQIVVAIPSAPVSTRRTLIARLEAAGLPVKLLPGLVEMVAGQATVSDIRDIDVSDLLGRDPVPPEPSLFARNIQGKCVLVTGAGGSIGSELCRQILSQHPSVLVLLDHSEFALYSIEQELSHMCGGTRLVSVLGSVTDSDLLVRTMQKHGVQTAYHAAAYKHVPMVEANVRQGVLNNVFGTLSLAKAARQCQLETCVLISTDKAVRPTNAMGASKRIAELVFQAVAARHDGPTVFSMVRFGNVLGSSGSVVPLFKRQIQQGGPVTITHPDIIRYFMLIPEAAQLVIQAGAMARGGEVFVLDMGEPVRIADLARTMIRLSGLRERNAEEPDGDIEIKFVGLRPGEKLYEELLIGDQPVPSGHPRIMCAKERFIEPVLLDKMLGALGKACEQGDVDAVVRQVRNLVPEYRDADEVNAAARIDRTPTFMATTP from the coding sequence ATGATGCACCACCGTCGCACGGCCCTGGCAGGCTTGAGTCACCGCCTGGCCCACCTGCCTGCACGCCGGAAACTGCTGCTGATGCTGCTGTGCGACGGGGTGATGCTGCCGTTGTGCGCCTTCGTCTCCCTGGTGCTGGGACCGCCCAACCTGAAGGACGGGCTGGCCCTGGGCGCCTGGCCCTATGTGCTGGTGGGCCTGACCACCATGCTGGTGCTGGCGCTCAGCGGGCTGTACCGCACGGTGGTGCGCTACATCGACCACCGCTCGGTGGTGCGGGCCGCCTTGATGGTGCTGCCCCTGCTGGCTGCGGCCTACCTGCTGGCCGAAACCGTCCGGCTGCCGCACCTGCCGTCGGCCGTGGTCATCTACTGTTTCGTCGGCTTCAGCTACCTGCTGGTGTCACGGCATTTGGCCCGTTCGGCCTTGCAGATCGGCATGAAACACGCCGGCAAGCCGCGCAGGCCCACCATGATCTACGGTGCCGGGCGCGCCGGCGTGCAACTGGCCCAGGCCATGCGCTTCAGCGTGGACTACCAGCCGGGTTGTTTCATGGACGACGATCCGCACATGCAAGGCCGGGTGGTGGCCGGGCTGAAGGTGTACGGACCGGACCACCTGGAACTTGCGATCGCGCGCCACCAGATCGAGCAGATCGTGGTCGCCATCCCATCGGCGCCCGTATCAACGCGGCGGACCCTGATCGCGCGACTGGAAGCCGCCGGCCTGCCGGTGAAATTGCTGCCCGGCCTGGTGGAAATGGTGGCCGGCCAGGCGACGGTGTCGGACATCCGCGACATCGATGTGTCCGACCTGCTGGGCCGCGACCCGGTGCCGCCTGAACCCAGCCTGTTCGCCCGCAACATCCAGGGCAAGTGCGTGCTGGTCACCGGGGCAGGCGGCTCCATCGGCAGCGAACTGTGCCGGCAGATCCTGTCCCAGCACCCGAGCGTGCTGGTGCTGCTGGACCATTCCGAATTTGCGCTCTACAGCATCGAGCAGGAGCTGTCGCACATGTGCGGCGGCACCAGGCTGGTGTCCGTGCTGGGCAGCGTGACCGATTCCGACTTGCTCGTGCGCACCATGCAAAAGCACGGGGTGCAGACGGCCTACCATGCCGCGGCCTACAAGCACGTGCCCATGGTGGAGGCCAACGTCCGCCAGGGCGTGTTGAACAACGTGTTCGGCACCTTGTCGCTGGCCAAGGCGGCGCGCCAGTGCCAGTTGGAAACCTGTGTGCTCATCTCCACCGACAAGGCCGTGCGGCCCACCAACGCGATGGGGGCGTCCAAGCGCATTGCCGAACTGGTGTTCCAGGCCGTGGCGGCGCGACATGACGGACCCACTGTGTTTTCGATGGTGCGCTTCGGCAACGTGCTGGGTTCGTCCGGGTCGGTGGTGCCGCTGTTCAAGCGCCAGATCCAGCAGGGTGGGCCGGTCACCATCACGCACCCGGACATCATTCGCTACTTCATGCTCATCCCCGAGGCCGCCCAACTGGTCATCCAGGCCGGGGCCATGGCCCGGGGCGGTGAAGTCTTCGTGCTGGACATGGGCGAGCCGGTTCGAATTGCCGACCTGGCCCGCACCATGATCCGCTTGTCCGGCCTGCGCGAACGCAACGCAGAAGAACCCGATGGCGACATCGAGATCAAGTTCGTGGGCCTGCGCCCCGGCGAGAAACTCTATGAAGAACTGCTGATCGGCGACCAGCCGGTTCCCAGCGGCCACCCGCGCATCATGTGCGCCAAGGAACGCTTCATCGAGCCGGTGTTGCTGGACAAGATGTTGGGGGCCCTGGGCAAGGCCTGCGAGCAAGGCGACGTGGACGCCGTGGTGCGCCAGGTTCGCAACCTGGTGCCCGAGTACCGGGATGCCGACGAAGTGAATGCGGCTGCCCGGATCGACCGCACACCCACGTTCATGGCCACCACACCCTGA